Sequence from the Tripterygium wilfordii isolate XIE 37 chromosome 10, ASM1340144v1, whole genome shotgun sequence genome:
GAGGACGAGAGATTATACCCACTGGGTATACAGATTCAGATTTTCAATCAGACAAAGATCCCAGGAAATCAACTTCAaggtatgttttcacattgggaggtgaagccattagttggagaagtgtcaagcaatcttgtattgCTGACTCCACTATGGAAGCCGAATATGTAGTAGCCTCTGAGGCAGCTAAAGAATTAGTGTGGCTCCGGaactttcttatagacttgaatATGGTACCTAAAGCTCTGTcgcctattacactttactatgataatagcggagcagttgcaaattcaaaggaactaagggctcattcaaaaggaaaacatattgaacgcaaGTATCACTTGATATGAGAGATCGTACGGAGAGGTGACGTTGTAGTGACGAAGATAGCATCAAAGGATAACCTGgcggatccattcaccaagCGCTTACCAACAAAACCATTTGGGGGACACTTGGAGGGCCTGACAATAAGATGTGTATCGTCATGGCCTTGAGCAGAAGTTggagattgataggaatagtaagctaaaggccattattttatgtaatattcaaactagatttatttatttgaataaaatatatttagcatttaaaatgagaaaagacatattggcattaatgtcttttattctatatggtatataaattggtgtgtagagtctaagcttgcacacggaagatcaattcataagttcctatcgaatataagtaagcgatcacagctaagacagAATTGGATAAACCGCCGGCTTggttgtggtatagtatttcagtatacctatcttggttacggagagcggcaaagcttgaacttactataccaatacacttggagtgtattgatcaagactacgtgtgagtcaattttcccagtctgactatatggaaaattatacactcacacagacgttatagaattgttcatattcttaatttattaaagattattagtacatgtgcatttaatgtacgggactttgatttactaaagggtgaggtctttttgtacaggccaacaaacaccaagtgagttgggtcacccattaattgtacgatggaaaataatctgttaataaaattcacgtccaattatggattgatgataccctcttgggaatgcttataggatttgagattgtgtcaaaaccctgcaggtggattttaattaatccgacacattcaaataagttaagcggtaagatcagggaaatatttaaagatgtcaattaaatattatatgtcagtggcatatttaattgacgggtatatgtaacttaacgtgaggaattttatgaacaagtataacgaaaggctcagatttaatttgagataaaacagggagtgcaattataatattttagtggaatatattgtaatttatgaattataattatgtccatgggtttgggtttgggctgataattaaattcataggaagctcATGTTTTaattttcctagttggtccccactgtagcccagaagcccaatactagaagatacaggaaaatcAAAACGGACcagaattaggagagggagaggcttaagGGCTGGCCCGCCTAGGGAGAAAACTCTAGGTGTGGccgaaccctataaatacacacatagtgtgtgttttgtaacacaagttttgagacaccagttggcctctctactctctaatcgtttccactagttttggtttgtgttcttcaggttcttggagaaaagagaccaccctctcaattcaagtttgggaattggtacATACGGTCGAAGATCCACAGGTTTGGgtttagtatcaaactcgctgactccatccttcgttcatgattattagagatcaaataagagagatctcaaggtatataatctacttgcaattaattgatatatggtttatgctatggtgattagtatttgataagaaatttttgaaacttgtctagctatcgtttatgtctatgaggtccttatacgctacCACGAATTGCATGTTCCTAATAGTAATGCCGCTGGAAAGTTAGGTTTATCTACTCTCCAGAAGATAACAGCAGCACTACGGATGTTTGCTTATGGAGTTGCAGCAGATTTTGTGGATGAATATGTCAGAATCGGTGAGACCACGGCAATAGAAAGCCTAAAAAGGTTTGCAAGTTCTGTAATTGCCATTTTTGGTGAGGAGTAGTTACGTTCACCAACATCTGATCTCGCAAGGCTACTTGCAATAGGTGAAGCTCGTGCCTTCCCTGGAATGCTAGGGAGTATAGATTCCATGCATTGGAAGTGGAAGAACTGTCCAACTGTTTGGAAAGGTATGTTATCTGGGCATGTACATGAACCAACTATTATTTTGGAAGCTATTGCATCATACGACCTTTGGATATGGCATGCATTCTTTGGACTACCAGGGTCTCATAACGACATTAGTGTCTTAGAAAGATCTAGTGTATTCCAAGGACTAGCGGAATGACGTGCTCCAGCGGTGAATTATTCTATTAATAGTCATAACTACACAATGGGATATTACCTGACAGATGGAATATATCCTTCATGGGCAACTTTTGTGAAAACTATTCCAGCACCACGAACAAATAAACACAAGCATTTCACAATGTGTCAAGAATCTGTAAGAAAGGACGTTGAACGTGCATTTGGAGTTCTCAAGCACGATTTGCAATTGTTCGTGGTCCTGCTCGATTTATGGGTCCTGATACACTTCACGATATCATGATGGTGTGTATAGTGTTACACAATATGATTATCAAAGATGAGAGGGGTTCATAGATGCAGGTTAATATGAATACATATGAAGAAAGTAATGAAAGCCCTCCTACTGCAGAAGTGTCGCACGATGAAAGTAACGAAGTGTTGAACTTCATGCATCGCCACCATCGCATTAGGGATAGATAAGTCCATTCTCAACTTCAATTTGACTTGATCAATCATTTGTGGAGGCTTCATACTGAAGAATGACAAGTTCCTAGCTATGTAATCTTTGTAATGTCTGGTGTGTTTGTTATCTTTCTAACTACCATGTAATCTTTCTCAATGGAAGTGTGGttgttatgtttcaattctatgcattttcCAAATCTAGTGTTGAATAATAATACTTCGGCAACATGTTCCTCATATTTTAGAGATATCTTTCCAATTTGACAGATAACAACATACTATTTAAAAAATTTGTACAATGCATAAGTTCATACCCATTTAAACAAACATACCAAACATAAGATCAAACATAATATTGAGTACACAATAGCCAAAAGAATCCACCAGGTGATCAACCATAAAAACAGAACATTCACTAATTACGTTTAGACATGATCTCGGCTTGAAGTGATTCAAAGTAGTTACGTTGAACCTCATTCAATGTATTCAGATCTATCATCATCATTTGAAGCTCCCTTTCCCTCCGTTGTTGCTCCACCTTCTCCACTATTGCATAGGCTCTCTACCTCTCCGCTTCAGCCCTTTGTCTCTCTGCCTCAACTCTCACTTTCTCTACTTGAAGCTTCTCATTTTGTATAAGCAAATGATCTTGCCATTTTTTCTCAGCTCTAATTCTGTCAACTTCAGCTAATGCCATCCTTTCATCATGTACTTTCTTTTTATTGATCGTCAATTGCCCTATGACATCTGATAGTTCATTGAGATCACCCTTCCCTTtcttcctcctctcttttttagCTTTTCGACCAATTGGTCTCTCTAGGTTGATTGACGTGGAAATTGAAATGCCATCCTCATCCAAGTTGATTGCATCTGGAGTACTGATCGAGCATGAAGCACTTTGCTTCCTTTTTGAAGAAGGTTGCCCCATTTGCATGGTCCACTTGGGTTGATGCCTCAACATATTCCAGCAATGATCAAACTGGAAGTGGGATTTATGCAATTGCTGGTACATTTCTTTGGCCATCTGAATTTGTATATTCATAACACATATATGAATACATCATCAATAAACTCATATAAAGGCAACAACATATCTGtcataattttattaaacaaaaataatcacCTTATCGATCTTGTTTGTACCGGATGGACGGGCAGCCTCTACTTGAGTTAAGGAGCCCATAAACTTGTTAGCAGCGAGTTGGATGGCCTGCCATCGGCTATTTAACTATCGTTCTGTCCGATCATTATGATTAGGCCCCCTTGTCTCATTGTAAGTTGCTGTTATTCTAGACCAAAAGGTCTTGGACTTTTGGTCTGCACCTTTAACTGCATCCATGCTTGTATTCAGTCAAGCTGAAACCAAGTTTCTGTCTTCATCAATAAAGAAATTACCACCACGATTTGACACTCTTTGACGAACTTGCCGACTCTTTTTAGCTGTAGAGACTTCTTCGCTTGAgctaaaaacttgaaatgtaGGTTGAGTATTGTTCTATGAATCATATGGGAATGGATCAAAATCATCATGACCTTGCTGATCCATAACTGCATGAAATAGGGAATAAAAATCAGATATAAATGTGGTAGAGgataaatcatatataaatcaacaatcaaacaatggtATAGATAGAGAACTTAACAACAATCAAACCTGGGACAACTATGAATATAAATAAGCTATAAATCATCCTAACCTTGCCGACCTTCTCCTACACAATCATAATCACACAATGGTAATCGCATTCAATCATTCAAGCACAGGGTTGTGACATGCCTTCCCTGCCTTCTCCTTcacaattcctttttttttctcaatttgagCTACAAGGCAATGCATAGAGAGATAACCATATAGGTATATATGCTGGCATGGCATGCTAGATAGGGAGAGAAGTTCATACCCGTCCCCCATACATGATCAGGAATCAACAAAAAGAACAATAATAAAAAGACAATAAACGCAAAAGAGGAGCAATTGTATATCAAATCCCAAATCAATTCACAGTGCCCTAAATCATACCATGAATAAACAAGTTAAAAAACATGTATATAAATCACAGTTATCAATGACATAAAAAGCGAAATCACATGTATATGCACACCCAAATTTGATATAGTTCATAAATCACAAAATCAACATCGTGATCCCATATTCACAAATTCCACCTCGGTTCCATCAATCAACAACCACACACACAAGGATCACTAAATTGTGCAGAAAAAATTAAAGTTTGAGTACCTGAATTGAAGTTGGTGATGGTTGTTCAGAGTCCTGAATCGACGTCGCTTCCTCCCTGTTTGAGAGATGGATTTAGAGAAAGTTAGCGCCTATGAGAAAGACGATGGTGGGTTGAGAAACCACCGAGGGCAAGTAGTGAGAGCCGATCGGTCCCACACTGACGACGACCTTAGATCGACTACGCACCAAGTGCGTCGTCGCTGCGTGAGGGAGGGGTACAGAGAGAACTCGAGATCGCAAAAGATATTAGggacaaaagacaaaaaaatgaaaaattaaatgaatATTCTTGATTAAAATATTGGTTGCAGTATTGAACAGGAAACGACACATCTACCGTTTTACTATTCATAATGCAGATTTAGAGTATGAGATACAGTATCTGTTGGAGatgttttttttgtcaaatactGTAAACAAAACTTTAAATGCCCAGTAAATTTCACTATCCAGTATCTGCTGGAGGTGCCTTGACGACTCTTGATTGTGCGACCCGAAGTCCTCCCGATTTGAAAGCTTAAAAATCTTCACGAATCTTGACAGAGGTTGAGGATTGTGAGTGCTTGGATCGTTTTGGCTGATTAGTGAATAATTAGAAGCAAAGATGTCGATGTGGCCGAATGCTAGGTAGGACCGAGGTGAGGCGGAACCGCTACAAAGTGGCGGTGAATGCGGAAAAAGGTAGGCGGAGGCACGAGGACAACATGGTTGAGATCCGCAAGAATCGACATGAGGAGAGTTTGCACAAGAAGGGACTTGAGGGGCTCCAAACGCAGTAGATTCCTGCATCCATCCACTCTTTAGCTGTCGAGAAGGTAAGTCTCGAAATTATAATGGGCTTCGTAGATGTATGTAGGATTGGCTGGCTTTGATCGCAATTTTGGTGGATTtatcttttgaaattttgtcATTCGTAACTAGGGTTTCATTGATTCGAAACTGGATCAGATAAGGTTTCACTATCTCGTTTAggatttctttatttcttgttttttccCCTTTGGCTGCTGATTGTGGGTTTTCTTTTTCGTATTCTGGTGATCAAAGTACTATCTAACAACtgtaaaattttattgataACTACACTCCTGAGTCTTCTGCAATGTTGACTAACAATTCAATGATCTGTCCTGCTTGAACTGTGATTGAAAGCAGGAGATAAATTTTGAAGTAtcttgaagcaaccggcatgaaaaacaatgaagtcaccaccaattgatttttaggatgcaattggacatccgttcccGTCtatgagaaaaatgggcaagggggtctattgagcatggggaaggtgttaggcatcCCACAACTctcgaaaacggttacctttgaatgttttcctatttggctctaattttttttttgaaaatccaattttgatgggttttattggaatgtgatgaaaaatccacttggagtgattttgaaaaaaaggtgcacgggatcactgcggccattcccTGCTttgccaaagattggataaaatcccacttggaatgggtttggtaatttgaagaaaaaggtGTGcatgggatcattggggtcattcccgacttgactaaagattggataaaatcccacttggagtggatttggtgATTTGAAAAAAAGGATTTTTGAATAGGGTTTGATGGAAAAATTCCacattggagtgggttttgatattCTTGAAAAATGGATTTTTAGAGAccggttgatgtaccaaaagggcccacaatcaaggaacaaggatcaattcaagccttactcacaattaggtttttcatgagaaaagaaagaatccatttaacgctcattgaatgggccaaatatctttaaacccacctttgagtccttaaataaattctcctaatccctaaaaacatatttgctttccgggtccacaaaatccaaatattttgaatgaatgccaatggaaccccaatatcttgaaggctcatcggtatttaaacaaaacataaaggtttcataatttaatcttggtgtgtttattaaagtgagacggcttggattaattctaaagCTAACACATTGcgtttattttcatggcataatgtctatatgcttctagcaccctacaaCATCAcgtatgtatttttattttacatccactattttccactaccctattagaggggtttacattttacaattatgtacaaaagaaaaaaaataaaaaaaatgagaaatacaaatattatataagAATTGAAATATTGCCCATGGGGCCTGTTGCTCAAATCCgacccaaatcctctaagttgcccctcggcccaagtagtcccaagcccgatccaaacccaacaaatcaaacacaaaaatgggtcaaaatagaatactcaaatgtaaatcaaattAAGACCGCATTATGAGCAATCCAACACAATCTTAAATCAAAGCACAAACCAGATAATTTAACTAGGATTATTTCATTTCGTTTCACATGGCACCCACCAGCTCAAACCAATTACAAGTAAACTCCATACACGATATCATACAATGTAACaaacacaataaacaaaagTCATTAACCATCACAAACCTAAGGTAATCAACGTAAACCAAATCAAGGCACCAACGAAAAATCAAGTTTCATTCCCGGCACCAAAGAAAAATCAAGTTTCATTCCCGGTGAATCAATATTCATGCTATATAACCAATACAAGACCTAACACAATACAAACACCAATAAACTCCTGTAAACCCAAATAATCGTATAGAACAAACCATGAATCAGTGCCATTTTTCCCAAGAAACCAACCCATCCATCACTATTTCGATATCAAGacctagaaaaataaaaaacaaatatcaCAATCAGCCATCAACACCAGTGAgtaaaaccagatttcaaatcGGTGAGCAAATAAGATCCAAGATGACTATcctttttggtctttttcattttctaatttttcatttatttttcattccctagatattttctaaggcATTGTTTTTGACAATTGGGCCAAAACTCAAAAATTGAGccttaaattttgagtttatggACCCACGGGCTTTTAAGAAAAGAAACGAGTttggatttcatttttcttcctttaatttttattttggatttcatatttttattttttcttttattaatatttttggtcggacgaaaaccggttactacatatCTACTGCATGATTTTTgagctggttttttagcagttgGAAAGTGAAGAAGGTGGTCATGCATACtgcatatatacttatattcaTTGTAACGTACCTCTGATAAGAACCAGGCCAGCTACGAGCCCATACACACACCCAGTAGCCCATACATTCCTAAACCCCAACCACACAAGCCCAACTACTACCCACGTATGGGttggttgtaaccaacaagcACAATAGGCAGTCACTACCTAGAAAACTTATTGGCTGATTAAAGAAGACATTTACCCTCCTTataaatagatcacaagtcccctatctaagcaatgtgggacattcgTATCAACCTCAATCAATTTCGTATCTAGGTATGTAATTATGCAGTGAATCCTCAAATATTTTGGTAGGTTGTAAGATGGATAGTTATAAATCATGACTTGTTGCTTTTGATGGTTAATGGTGCAAATAGAAATTGCAGAATAGGAGGTGCCAATCAAATTAGGTATGTTCGTGGTAGCAGGTCACAATTCTAAaacattttctaatttttcatcAAACGAacatcaaaaaatataaatcattTTCTAATTTTCCACCAATCAAACACtagaaaatattaataatttttttgtccaaacactAAAAACTAGTTGTTTTTCCatgaaaagtttttctttttccatgaaAGATTGGTTTTCTTTGAAACAAACGGAGCATAAAAGTTGACTTTGAATTGAGATCTAGGGTTCAAAGAGAATAGGAGCATGGGTGGAGGGAGGCGACTGCACTGTACTTGAGTGcaggtttttgaaaaaaaaaaaatacagttaTTCATATATAGATATCAGAACTGGTTATTTGCCATGGATGTTTACAAGGGAGTTTTCTCCAACTTCTTACTAGACTTTTAGGTTTGATTATCGAGAACGTGAGGCTTTTTTGGTTTGTATTGAGCTCATTCATAACGGCCTTGACATTGAAtctgttgtagtctatttatatTGGTATTGTAGTCCATCTCTTTCAACTTCATAGTTTGACCCAATCAATAGATTATATTCAAATTGAATTGTATTTATCAACTCAAATtcgaatatattttattattaaggtTACTTTACCGTTAGCTTGTACAGATACAAATAGTTGCACTCTCTCTATCGTCTCtcttctatcttcttcttctaccttATCTCCTTCTCACTTCTTCTGAAACCTGCTATCAAGTTTACATGCCATTGCATTTTAATTCGGAAGATAATATTGTAAATAGTCCTAAAAAATTGTCCCCGGACCCCGTCAATTTTTCATAGCCCCCGTAACCTCCATTCCTGGCTCCGCCCATGAATAGGGGAAAGAGACTGaggcaagagaagaagaagagcacaAACGAAAATTGAGGGACAGGTCAATGAGATGTATCAGTCACTTTCTGATAGATCTCTGATGGCCAACCAAAGAAATAGTCCATTTTAAAATATTCTCATTTGACGTCAAAGACATAGTATGCACACAGATCTTCTGGCCATACTCTTTAACTAAGACGATAAGAACAGTTCTATAATCATGTAAAGACTATTCTCaacaaaaaatgtcaaattcaAGTACAAACAAAGAACTAAGACTGCCCGATTAAATCAATAATATTCTCATAATATCGAAATGTGGAGAGACTGACTTAAttgccaaaaacaaaattttaatacAAGATTTTGAGAACAGGTAATTGGGAGCCCTATACATGCAACAAAAAATTGATAGAAacaagggtaaaaaaaaaaaaaaaaaccattaccCTCAATCATATGCATAGGCTTTCAGGTcgatttataataaattacgAGAAAATGAACATGGGCAAATTTTGAATCCAGTTGAGCTTAATTCATGTAAAAAGTAGTCAAAACTTCCTTTGAATGCCAAGCACTTGTATCTTGGAAATGCCCAAGCTGAGAAAAATGAATCGCCAGCCTACCAACACACCAGGACTTTTGGCTTTGATTGAAAAGTCACTGTGCGGATGTAATGTTACCACCAGCAACCCAATACTGCTTTATTTCGtgtgtcttttcgagaactatgcgcttgcaaactacacaatgtccacacacaaaaaaaaacgcaagttggaggaggagaagaatatgagagaactaagtgacgatcgaggaaaaaaaatgtgggaggggtgcaacacgagcaacttcccaagaggtcacccatcctagtactactcttgCCCAAGCACTTTTAACTTTGGATTTCTATTGAGATCTGGTTCATTAGTGCTGGCATGATTGCACCCTAAATTGTTTCTCTACGTCAATGTATATGAACTCTTCCTTCAGCACAAGTTTGCACGCGCGCTCCATTCCTTTCCTCTATCCTTTTTTCtctagaaaatatttatttcgcgtgtcttttcaTGAACTATGCACCTGCGAACTACACAATgtgcacaaacaaaaaaatatgcaaGTTGGAGGAAGAGAAGATTATGTATTGCTCTCGCCCAAGCATGTTTAATTTCGGAATTCTGATGTGATCTGGTTCATTACTGCTGGTATGATCACGTCCAAAATTGTAAGTCATTGTTGATGCATATAAACTCTTGCTTCAGCACATGTTTGCATGAGCGCTGCATTCCTTTCTGTTATCCTTTTTTCctgagaaaaatattttttttgtctgtattttcgaaaactatgcgcttgcaaactacacaatgtccacacaaaaaaaatacgtaagttggaggaggagaagaatatgagagaacgaagtgatgAACGAGGAAAAAAAGGtaggaggggtgcaacacgaggacttcccaggagatCACctatcctagtactactctcgcccaagcacgtatAACTTTACAGTTTTGATGGGATTCGGTGCATTATTGTTGGTATGATTGCACCCAAAGTTTTTTCTCGCCGTTGATGTACATAAACTCTTCCTTCAACACAAATTTGCatgcgcgctgcgttcctttccgctatccttttcttctcaagaaaaaatttatttcgcgtttcttttcgagaactatgcgtttgcaaactacacaatatcttcaaaaaaatatagaagttggaggaggagaagaatacgACAGAACGAAGTGACaaacgaggaaaaaaaaaggtgggaggggtgcaataTGAGGACGTCCtcggaggtcacccatcctagcaCTACTCTCGCCTTAGCATGTTTAACTTCAGAGTTTTTATGGGATCCAGTGCATAGTGTTGGTATGATCGCAACCGAAATTATTTCTCAACAttgatgtatataaactcttcctccAACACAAATTGCACGCGAGCTGCGTTCCTTGCCGCTacctttttttctcaaaaaaatatttacttcgAGTATcctttcgagaactatgcgcttgcaaactacacaatatccacacacacaaaaatacgcaagttggaggatgagaagaatatgagagaacgaattggcgaaagaaaaaaaaaggtcgcagaggtgcaacacgaggacttctcAGGAGGTCACCcttcctagtactactctcgcccaagtaCGTTTACCTTCAAAGTTCTAATCGGATCCGATGCATTAGTGTAGGTATGATTGCACCCGAAATTGGTTCTGAATGttgatgtatataaactcttccttccacACAAGTTTGCATGCGTGCTGCTTTCCTTTCTGCTATCATTTTTTTCTCAAGAAAATACTTATTTCGCTTGTCTTTTTGaaaactatgcgcttgcaaactacacaatgtacacacacaaaaaaaaatacacaagttggaggaggagaagaatatgagagaactaagtgacgatcgaggaaaaaaaaggtgggaggggtgcaacacgaggaacattccaggaggtcacccatcctagtactactctcgcctaAGCACGTTTAACTTTGGATTTCTGTTGAGATCTCATTCATTATTGCAAGTATGATCGCGCCAGaagttgtttctcaacgttaatgtatataaactcttccatTAGCACGAGTTTGCACGTGTGCTACGTTCCTTttcgttttcctttttttcacgAGAAAATATCTACTTCGAGTGTCTTTTAGAGAACTATGCGCTGACGAACAACGCAATGTCCTCACACAAAAAAATACTCAAGTTGGAGGATGAGgggaagaatatgagagaacgaagtgacaaACGAGGAAAAGAAAGGTGGGAGGGCTACAATACGAGGACTTCccaagaggtcacccatcctagtactgcTCTcacccaagcacgtttaactttgGAGTTCTGATGCGATCTGGTTCATTATTACTAGTATGATCTCGCCCGAGATTGTTCCTCCTTGTTGATgcatataaactcttccttcaaTTAGCACATGTTTGCACGAGCGCTGCGTTCTTTTCCGTTATCCttttttctcgagaaaatatttttttgcctGTATTTTTTAG
This genomic interval carries:
- the LOC120007946 gene encoding glutathione S-transferase T2-like, which codes for MGSLTQVEAARPSGTNKIDKMAKEMYQQLHKSHFQFDHCWNMLRHQPKWTMQMGQPSSKRKQSASCSISTPDAINLDEDGISISTSINLERPIGRKAKKERRKKGKGDLNELSDVIGQLTINKKKVHDERMALAEVDRIRAEKKWQDHLLIQNEKLQVEKVRVEAERQRAEAER